In Brassica napus cultivar Da-Ae chromosome A3, Da-Ae, whole genome shotgun sequence, the sequence AGGCCTTCCAAGCCCTGAACTGCTCTGATTCTTGCTTAATTTTTTGCTGCAATTGCACCTGAAAATTTCAACCGAAGCAGAAAAGTACAGTTAAGAGATACAGCATGAGCATATATGTTACAATGTATAAAAATGGAGATCACAGGACAAAAAGAAAACCTTCTGGGACTTAATTCTGTGTATTTCATCTTGCAATTTTCTTGCTGCGTCGTCACTTTTCTGCTTTTGCCTTAAGAGTTGAGCTTGTGCatcttgtttcttctttaacTCAGAAACCTGAAGGAACGATGTATCATGAAAAACCATACTGTATGTAGATGACTGAGTATAGCTGATAAACCAAAAGAGGCGGTACCTGGGTTTCAAGCGTGTTCAGTTTCTGAAGATACGATTCCTTTAGTTTTTGGGCACCATCGCCTGGGGCAGATGGTATGCTAGCAAGGTTCTGTCTCAACCCTTCAATTTCTCTCTGCCAATCCATATATTATTTAATCAAAATCCGAGTTcataaatttcatcaaaatacaATATAGACCACATAACACTGACCTGCAATGCCCTTTTTTCTTGTTCTAGTTCATGAACCTTTTTCTCATAATGTTGTTTGAGAACAGATGTACCACCGCTTGAATAACGCTTCATTTCAGCCTTCATGAATGAATTGAAACGTTATTGCAGATGAAATACTAAGGGAGAAGTTGATATGAAAATAGTACCTCTTTTTCTTCAAGTCTCTTATCCAATTCCTTTAGCTCCATATCTAACTTTTCTTGAAGTGAGCAATGTTCAAGCTCCTTTTCTTGAAATTCAACCTCATCTGCACACACTGCAAATCATGTCATCTATGTAAACAAATGAACACAGCTTAGCATAGCATCcgtcattaaaaaaaaagaatgtgttTATCAATTTAAGAATTAGGCAAGCAAAAATGGTACAACATTAGTAAAAGTTCCAACCTGCGACATCAATCACTTTGTCTTCACAATCTGACGACTCGTTGGATGAGGGGAACAAGACATTACTCGAACGGGGCCCATCATCATGGGAATCAATAGACTCAGAATATTTGTAGTTACTGACTTTCTTTAAGCTTCTGACATGCAACAGCTCTCCTTCTAGCTCTTGAATTTTTGAAACGTACTTGTTGATCAAACCAACATCCTGGAAGAATAAACACTTTAGCCAAAAAGTATCACTTGGTCATAGAGGTCACTAAGGAATCATAAAGGACATCTCACCTCATCTTGGCAGGTTTCAATCTCATCTAAGGATTTACCATTGCGAACAGATTCAATTTTCATTATAAGTTTGTCCTTCTCAACCTAAATGGACGAAAACGAAGTATTAAATGCTAGATCTCATATAAGCTGATCCATCAAAAAATAACGAGAATAGAAGAGAAACCTGAGCGTCATAAGCACGTTTTGAGAAATGCTCACAGGCTACTCTCCGTTCCTGAAGTTCATTTTGTAGCTCCCGATTGCTTGTCTCGAGCAGTGCTACTTTATGCTTGAGGATCTACCAAAGGTTATATAAgttaaaatattgaaatcaTGTGATTAGCATCAACTGTAAATGTCTTTCTAAGTTCAGATTGAATACCTGGAGCTCATCAAAGGCCCCACTGTCACCCCTATAGAACAAGAGTTCTGTCTGCAGTTGCTCAATTTGGCTCCTCATTCTTTGCATTTGTGCGGCTGCTGGGTCTCGATTAATCTAATCATTTCAAAAAATGGCAAAACGGTAAGGTTATaaagtgaaaataaaaacatagaaatatCTAGTAAGAAGTAAATGTCTGGATATACGTACCACGGCTTTATTCTGAATATTGCGTGCACGATTAGCATATTTTAGTGTGTTTAGTGTCTCCTCAGCATTTGTATCAGCGGGACTTACACAAGCTGCGTCATTACTTGCGTGATTAAATTAATGTGTATGAATAAAACTGATTGATCAAAAGCTAATAGAAGTGAAAATCATACCAATCATCAAAGTTTTACTATTGCCACCAAGAGAATCCTACGTTACAAGATAGTACGGTTAATATTCTCGTGACATATAGTTTGATTGACAAGGTGTTGTAAAAAAAGGATACAAAAAGCCTTAGTACCTGAAGCAAACGAGTGAGCTTGCTGTCACGATAAGGAACATGACCTCcttcctttctctttctctcatcCCCTAATGCACTGATTACATTTCCTAGCGCAAGTAGACCTTTGTTGATGTGGATTCCtgtgaaaatatataacaaacaaATCTCCCAGCTTAGTAATTTGTCTctctttgaaaaataaataaagtgtaAGCATAGAACAGAAATAAAGGTGGGAGATAACCTTCTTTCAAGCGCATCCCATCGGCTCCGGTTCGTTTTGCACGTTCTGAACCAGCAAGATCGACCAAATGAAGCTTTGCACATAGTATATCTTCACCGGCATCTTCAGTCATTGTGGAAGAACAACtagaaattttcttttgttccaGCGTAATTGTGAAGATTGCATGAGACCGActataagaaaaaacaaaaacttgcaTTAGCAAATTTAAGGAAAACGGAAAGGAATATCTAGTGAAACCATGTAAAGTTACTAGATTTCACCTTGACTGGCTATTCATGTTTGTGCTGCCAGTAGCACGAGCCAAAGATCCTCGAGCTAGAAAGGAGCCCATCTCCTCTTTCGTCTTCACTTCTGCCTCAGTAACACCAGCCAAAGTAATGCCTCCACCAGCAGTTTCCCTGATCTGAATTGGAGCTCTCGAGAGGGCAACATGCTTCGCCTGAACCGCCCCATCATTCTTTAAAAGAGCCGGGGAATTCGAGTCAAGCAAATCGAAAACTTCTTCCTTAAATATCTGCAATTTGAAAGGTAAgcattaaaaatcaaatgtaaacatacaaatcagatctcaaaagaaaaaaaaaaacaagcttgATAGATACTCTCACCTCAATAAAAGACACCCTTATCAACAGTTCGGTCGAATCTTTAGTTGTCCCCACTCTTTTAAATATATCTTCCATCACCTTTGGTATAATACCACAATTTGCTCCGTCTCCACTATAGTTAGTCCCCATGGTGTAAGTTTTACCTGAACCAGTCTACAATAAACAACAAACAATGAATTCAATCATGTAGTAGCTCTAAAGAAAACATCATCATCAAcgagaatctcaaatcaaacctGGCCATAGGCAAGAACTGTAGCGTTATATCCTTTAAACAGTGCGTCCACAAGAGGAGAACAACAATGATCGTAGATCTCCAAACACGGTAATCCCGCATTCCCAAATACGAAGTCGTATGTGAAGGTGTGTGAACCTATGTGAACCTGttcaattcaaaacaaaaaaaatgagttATTGAGCATACAATTATCAATAACTAAGATGATCCGTGAAGAACGAAATTAGATTCGAAAAAAAAGAGGGGGAAACGCCTTACCTGAGGCTCCTTGGGCACAACGGTGATGCAATCGGTGCATCCATTGAGAAGCTCGGGGGTAATCAACGGACGAATGTTGACGGCGACCTTGACGCACTCTGCGGCCTCCATTTTCTCAGCTCACAACGCAGAAACCCTCCGTTACGGATCCAGCAGAGCCACAGCGCAAAACCCAATCGGCACCACCGAGGAAGCAGATCGAATCCGGGAACCGAGAGCTGGGAGATTTTTAAGCTCAAAATGTTCGCGATGTGCGGAACCTGTGGAGGAGAGGATTCAAATTTTGAAGGAGAGacagagaggagagagaagctTATACGAgaaagaaataatagaaaaaaaggtaaaatttaaaaattaaaaattaaaaaaatatatttctgtttCGGGTGGAATACCGCGCCTCAAGTCCAAATTCAAAAACTCTTTGCGACCGTTACGCACGTGAGCATAGCACGTGGCCGCTAGAAATTAAAAGGCCCATTAGTTTGTTATTCGTTTAATTTAAGCCCATTTGGCCCATAGTTTAGGCCTTTTGTCTGAAGACGGAAGGTTTAAGCTCAGACATAGCTACTCTGGTTTCGAGCTTGAGAAAGAGTTTAGAGGGTTCAAAGATGGAGAATAGTGGCAGTTTAGAGCAAGCTCTGCAAGAGGGAAACATCTTGAGACAGCTCAATGCCCTCATCGTGGCTCATCTCCGTCACCACAATCTCTCACAGGCATGTCTCGTCTACTAACTAAATACAGCTTCTCAATTTGGGTTCTTTTTAGTGTTAAAGGGTTAAACTTTGAAATTCATTTGTATACATAGTTCGTTTGGATTTGAAATCTAGCTGAAGATGAATCATGTGATAGGTAATACTTAGAGGATGATGTCTTAGAAGAGTAGTTAAATCAAGTTTGGGTATTTAATTACTGTGAAATGGttaaagttttgaaatttttaaggTTGCAAGTGATGTTGCTTCAGCTACCATGACACCATTGAATGTTGAGGCTTCTCCAACCCGTCTTCTCGAGCTTGTTGCAAAGGttattccttcttcttttttcgtCTCTCTTCCACATATGTATGTTGTTTATGACCATGAGAACAGGGTCTTGCAGCGGAGAACAACGGGTCACTGAGAGGTGTTTCTTCATCAGTCTTGTTACCCACTTCTTATGGATCAGTTACTAATCCTCGCACAGCTTCTATTGACTTCAGGTCTTGTCCTTTTTTTTCCAACGAGTAACACATTTCTATCTTACCTCAGAGATGAAATAACAACATTTTGTCATCTAATCGAATGTTTGGACTTTTCCTAACTAGTGCTACTCATGTAAAGGGCTCATCAAAGACTCTCCCAAAGCATGAATCAAAGCAGCTATCAGAGCACAAGGTATGTAACTTTATGACACAGCTTGGTCTAGCCTTAGTAATATTCTTCCCTGTGTAGTTTGATAATAGGCTGATGATAAGCTTATGCATTTATATAGAGCGTCGTTAGGTGTGCAAGATTTAGTTCTGATGGAATGTTTTTCGCAACCGGCGGTGCAGACACATCTATTAAGCTCTTTGAGGTACTAAAACTACCTGGAAACTTTTTATCCCTTAAAGCATCATCAAGAATTTGATAGTTCTTTGGATATTCCCTGTTGTGTTGTGTTTTTGAGGTGCCAAAAGTAAAGCAGATGCTTTCAGGAGATACTCAAGCTCGACCATTAATACGTAGTTTTTATGATCATGCTGAAGTAAGCCTTCCTGTTatcgttattttttttttttgcaacaaacATCTTGATTTGTTTGTGTCTCATACTCTTATGAAAATCATTTACAGCCAATAAACGATCTTGATTTCCACCCTCGGAGCACAATCCTAGTATCCAGTGCTAAAGACAACTGTATAAAGTATCTAACTGATCATTTATGTTCCCTACTTGAATGAGTTCTCACAGTGATTACTAGAAAATTGCGTGTTTAACCTCTTTATTTGTCTCTGGCAGGTTCTTCGACTTCTCCAAAACGACAGCTAAACGAGCATTTAAAGTTTTTCAGGTAGACCTCATGGTTGTTATCAGTTTCTGCTTAGCTACCATACATGCCAGTGAATTGATAACTCTAAATTCTGTAGGATACACATAACGTGCGCTCTGTATCTTTCCATCCTTCTGGAGAGTTTCTGCTTGCAGGTGAAATCTCTCAGAAGATTCTCTTATCTTTTCTCTTTGAACTCAAAACAATGTTTTGAAATTGAAACCTTTGCTTTTGGCAGGAACTGATCATGCGGTTCCACATCTGTACGATGTAAACACTTATCAATGCTTCCTTCCTTCAAGTTTCCCAGACAATGGAGTAAATGGAGGGATTAATCAGGTACTTAACATGTTCTCAAGTAAGGCTCTATATGTCCTTATCTCTCTTGTTGATGATCATGGATTCATGGCTGTGAGATTCTTGGTTTCCTCAGGTGCGGTATTCTTCAACTGGATCCGTCTACGTTACAGCCTCAAAGGATGGAGCTATACGACTCTTTGATGGGGTAAGCGCAAAGTGTGTGCGCTCCATTAGCAGTGCACATGGAAAAGCAGAGGTCACTAGCGCTGTGTTCACCAGAGATCAAAGGTAGAAAGAATGTTCAATCTATTCTTCTCAGATGTTGACAGAACAATTGATTGATCCTATACCTTTTTGTTAGGTTTGTTCTGTCTTCTGGTAAGGATTCTACGGTTAAGGTATGGGAAATAGCTTCTGGTCGAATGGTTAAGGAATACATCGGAGCAAAGAGGTTAAAACTACGGTCTCAGGTGATGATTCTCTCTCAAACCTCTCAGAACAACATGGTCCGGCTTATTCTGAACGGTCCTCGTTGTTGTTGTGGTTAACACAGGCAATCTTTAATGACACGGAAGAGTTTGTAATCTCAATAGATGAAGGAAACAATGAGGTCGTTACGTGGGATGCGAGAACAGCAGAGAAAGTGGCAAAGTGGCCTTCAAACCATAACGGTGTACCACGGTGGATCGAGCACTCACCGGTTGAACCAGTCTTTGTTACTTGTGGAACAACAGATAGATCAGTTCGGTTCTGGAAGGAATCCGTGTAGAAGATACTTATAATCAACCAAACAAATGTTTTCATATCTTTAAAACATAAATGTTACGTGAAAATACAAAACAACATAATTTTATGGAGATATATGTGTCCTTATGAGGATATTGTTTTAGAGACTTGTGGTGTTCATGTTGCCTTGTGGAAGACGCAAGTAATGTTCCATGTCACTGCATAAGTATAGAAACAAAGGAAGTGAGCTCAACAATTAGAACCATATATTTGTATCTTGTGGGAATAAGCTTACTCAGTGCTCTAGTCATTCTCCTTTTGTCAGCGGTTATAAAAGTCGTGGGTCTAACGTTCTTAGTCGGTCCACAAATATACTGTTGTTTAGGTGCTGTGAACATGAAGTTTACCGGCATCCTAACAGTCTTCACCGTTGTACCAGCTTGACCTACGGATATTTGAAATGCACTTTCTAAACCGGGTTTCAAGACACCGCCTTTGCAGCAGTTAGCAATCTGCTGATTGTAAGGAGTTTTAGGAGGCAAGTCTATGACTGTTGGTTTATTAATGCAGGAATGAGGGATGTTTCCTTTGAACATGGAGCAATCTCCTTGCTTTGTGGTTCGTGCACCAACCATGCTCCAGATCACCTCTTTTCTAGTCCATCTCCAGCTCATTTTCCATCCCGGTGATGGAATTGAGCGTTGTTTCTGGTAATTGTAGGCTGAAACTACAGCCTGAGTAAAACAAAGGTTCGTTTATTCTCTGAGTTTTTGGTTAGACAAGAAGTAGTTATGATGGTTGAACTTACAACGTAGCCATCAGGTGTCCAGGTCATGAGATCCCATTTGATTGTGATGTTTCCCTTGTTGCTTGTGAGAGCTTCTGCAGATTAGATAACACAAAGACTTCATAAGTTTTTCAGaagagaaaaacagagaaatgaAGGTGAATGTGTAGGAGTAGAGAGATCCTCTTCTTCTTAAGATTGAGAGATTTACCTGAAGAAGTGAAACATGAAGAGGAAACGAGGAGCAGAACGATCATGGCAGAGAAGAGAGACTCCATTTCAATTTCTTGTGGTTTCAATGGGAGAAAGAGATCAAGTTATGTAAGAAGAAAGATCAAGCCGCAGACTTTGACTTCATACCCATTTGACTTCATACCCACGTGATGAACAGCTGTGTAGTGATATCCGGGATCcttgttttaattattatcaaacaCGATTAACGAAGATTACTTTGCCCGTCGAAAAAACTACAAGTGAAACCTAACTTGGATGCAACAAGAGAGCATTTTCAGACAAGTGAATAACCAAGCAAAAAGCAAAGAACTTTCTTTTATCTCCGATTCTTGAGCCAACCCATAACAAGTGTCTAAAACGTTACACTAAGCTGAAAGATTGTTCGGCAACTGATCAAAAGATCACAAGTACCTTCTCATCAAAACAATAACAAGGAAAGAACAAAGACTGTTTTGAACCATAAAACATTAAAGAGAATGCTGTTGTCGATCACATTCTCCTCCTCATCTTATTATGCGGTTTCTTAACAAAACTCATGTTGATCTGCTTGAGCCTTCTCCTCTTCCTCGCGGTCTTCTCAGGCAAAGTCTCCCTCTTCTTCACATTGCTATCAACCTccttactcttcttcttcaaaaacCTCGGATCAACTCTGTACTCCTTAGGACTAACAGCAACACCTCTCCTCGCAGCTTCTTTGTACAAACCATTAGCTCTAGTCAGCTGGTTATTCGCACACATCTTCCCCATCAACAAATCATAAGTCTTGATCCCAGGCTTACACCCATCAGCCTTCATGTTCTTGAACACAATCATCGCATGCTCAAGCCTCTCAATCCCACACAGTATCTTCAAAAACCCGTAATACTCTTTCTTATCCAAAGCCTTACCGTACCCCGCCGACTTCATCTTATCAATCATTTCATCTCCTTCTCCGATCCTAGCCGCCTGATACAAACTCCTTATCAAAACAAGATAAGTCTCAGCGTCCGGTTGACAACCCCATTCACTCATCCTACCAAACAACTCCATGGCCTCTTCGGTTCTCCTGATCTTACAAAGATTGTTAATCAACACATTAAAAGTCTCCGTATTTCTCGGCACGCCACGTGTCTCCATCTCGAGCAAGACCTTCTCGACTTCGGCCTGGAGCCTAAACGGATCTTTCTTCCTACAAAGCTTACACACACAATCAAGAATCACGTTGTAAGCCAATGTACCTATCTCGAACCCTCCTCTCGCCATCTCGCCGGCGAATCTCGTCGCCTCATCGAGCTTCTCGGCGGCGCACCAGCCGCTGATCAACAGGTCGCAGATCTTTTCGTCGGGGAAGATCTCGTTAGCCGTGCTCTTCACCATCTTCTCGGCGAAACTCGCGTGTCCTTTCTCGCAGAGCTTCTTCACCACCAAGGTGAGCGACTCTCTGTCTCGTTTCAACCCGTAGTCACTCTCCATCCTCTCGAAGAACTCGACGGCCTGCTTGGCTCGGCCCGCGCGGACGAGCCTGTCGACGGCGGAGTCTAAAGTTTTAGCTCCGGCGACGCCTTTGTACTTGGCGATGATCTCTTGCATCCCTTTGAAATCCTTCCGGCGGCCGAAGTAATCGACGAACAAGGAGACGGTTTCGTCGTCGTGGGAGAAGGCGGCGTTGGAGTCGAGCCAGTCGTTGAACCCTAGAGCGGCGCGGCCGGCTTCAGGGGAGAGGTTGAGCGTGTGGAGGATCAGATCGCGAGTTGGAGCGATGTGGGAGAAGCTGAGGTGGAACCTCTGGGAGATGGAGTGGGGATCGGCTTCGGGGGTTCCGGTGAGCTCCTTGGAGAAGGAGAGAGCGATCTGAGTCGGGTCTGGAGTTGGTGGATCCGCCGCATTGGTTTCGGATGAGAAGAGTCTTGAAGGGAATAGAGAGAACCTGGGAGGTGGAGGGTGGGGAAATGACGTGGTGGGGGAAATGATGCGGAGAGGAGGGGCGGAGGAGGATGAGGTGAAGGTGCGGAGGAGGAGTCGCCGGAGTTGCAGAGACGGTAACGGCGGCGGCATTTTCGAATTAGGGTGAGGAAATGAGAACTCGGGGGAGAGGAGAAGCAAGGCAAGTAATATCCAAAACCCTACTTCATGAATAGAATTGGGCTTCACTTTTGGGCTTTTGAATTGATTCAGCCTCTTCTGAATTAATACTTTAAAAAGTAAATGTATTAAGAATCGTTCGGGGATGTAGCTCATATGGTAGAGCGCTCGCTTCGCATGCGAGAGGCACGGGGTTCGATTCCCCGCATCTCCAATTTTCTTTTAGACACACGTTGTGTAAATCTAAAGCTTGAATCTTCCTCACCAGTTAAACACACTGCAATAAAATCTCCGGAAACTTTCACAGATTTAGGGTTCTTCTTGTCCCTTTCCAAGTCAAattcgtagtttttttttttttttaatttgttcgCCTATCCAGTCTTCATCTCGCCGgggagtaaaaaaaaaacaagtcttttgaattttgtaatcaGGTGAGTATCTCTCTGTCTTCAATGAAACCTCAATTTTTCGCGATAGCAAATCCTCGTTTTACCGTTTTGAGTTTCTGAGAATAGTTTGGGGTTTAATAAGAAAGTAGCGATGTTGGCAATTGAGATTTAGGTTGGAGATAAGTTTAGTGTTTTAAGGCGACGATGAAATCATTCATTGTCTGATGAACTCTATGTTCTTTTTGACAGTGACGTTTAGCCTGAGAGAGCACAAAAGGATGCATCTTCCCATGTACACTAGTGGAACCTCTAATCCTTCACCAGGAAATGCCCTTCCTAATCAGATGCATTTGCAACAGAATCATGCGCCTCCCCACCACGCCCCTCCTCCACCTCCTGCTTCCTCACAGCAGTTTCATTCTCATCTTCCACCTGTTTCAATGTTGCCTCCCCCGCCACCTTTACCTCCTGGTGCCACGCCACTCTCACAAGCATTCCCTAATCCGTTTCATCCTCCACCAAGCTTCCCACTTTCTTTTCCTCTGAAGAGCTTGGAACCTCCTGGGATGCCTcttcctccacctcctccttcatcttcatCCCCACTCTTTGCAGACACCGTTTGTGCTAACCCTGAAGCTACAAACCAGGTTGGTGAAACGGTGCCTCTTTCCCTGGAAGGAGCTGTTGTTGAAGACGCTGGATCTTCTTCACCACATGAGAAGAAGGCAGAGCATGGCTCTCCTTTGTATGATGATCCTGACATTGAGATGGAAGGTTCGTGTTGAGACAGTTTTGTGATCTTTTAACACCAAAGTTTGGTTCTTTCTTGTTtatccatttcttatatttgtcTTTCAGATGATATCACACTGCCTGAGAGTAACTACCCAAGCCAACCTCTCAACTACGGTTCTGAAGCCAATTCGGTCACAGGCACAACGCTTCCTGTTTCAAAGTCAGATACTCATATACACCAAGATGTAGATGATGGTTCTAGACAAGCTTCTTCCTCGCCTTACTCCGGAAGAGCCAAGGTTGTTCCCGAATGTGGTCTCGGTGACATGTATGATCCCTTCGTAGACAGCTTTGAACCAGCATCTTTGAAACTAGATTGCCTTCAGGAGCATGAACCAGTCAGCGACTCTTACACTGTACCCAAGGCGAGCATTTCCTCAAACACCCCACTCAATGTGGAAGAAAACAATCAAGATGTTGTTGATAAACAAGCTCTAAGTGAGTCAGACACGACAGCTCGTGTCAGTGTTTCCTCAAACAAACCACCAGACGTGGAAGATTTCACCAACGGAAACGATGTAGGAGCAGTGGTTTATGAAGATAACGATGAGCTTGGTGAGAATGCAGGAGAAGGTAACAGCCATGAGACCTTGACTCCAAACTCCAACAACGAGATTCCAAAGGCGAATAACAGTGCACGCGAAGGTGATATCACGAGGAAAAAGTCTAGAGGGGATGCAAAGGAGAAAGACTCATCGAGGTCCATGAAGCTTTTCCAGGTGGCGCTAACGAAGTTCGTGAAGGATCTTCTGAAACCTTCGTGGAGGCAAGGGAATATGAGCAAAGAGGCGTTCAAGACTATTGTGAAGAGAGCCGTGGATAAAGTCTCGAACTCAATGGAAGGTCGTCGTGTGCCCAAGTCAAAAGCTAAGATCGATAAGTACATTGACAGTTCACGGGACAAGCTGACCAAACTCGTCATGGTAAGAAAACATCTAAACTATGATACAGTCTCTTCATTGTTCATCAAATATCGAACCAGAGTCATCGCGGTTCTTCATTCTTTTTGTTGGCAGGGGTATGTAGATAAGTATGTGAAAGCGTAGAGAACCACGTGACACGGTGTTGCTGCTGCTTGGAGAAGAACTAAATGTTGTTCTACAGTTTTGTCTCGTCTGAAAACAATGGATGTTTATACAGAAAAGTTCTTCGGTTGTGATTTTTACGATGATGAAGTCATTTTTTGATTATTCTCGTAGTCTCTTTCTAACTTGATAGCGTTTTCGTAAGTGAAGAATCCATTTGATAAAGCTTTGAAGTTACTGCAATCTTATTCATGCTTGATAAAGTCGAGAACGAATGATTAGTTGTAGAAACTATTTTAGTAGTTGCTAACGCTAGCCGTGATGCCTCCGTAGCATAGTGGTATTGCGTTCGCTTCGTAAGCGAAAGGCCGCGAGTTCGATTCTCGCCGGGGGCTTGTAGAATCCCtaagtttttttgttattttttcttaagGCCCAATGATGTTATGTGACTCATGTCATCTTTGCGTAGGTAGAAAAACGGCCCagatcaatactattaaattaggaacatgACCAGTTGATACATGTTGTGTCCAACTTAAAATATAACtgtatctaaaatataactgcataaagtaaattataattgcatttaaaatataactgcTCCACATTCAATAACCACTAAAAGTCCTATTTTAAAGGGATACGAATATGTCAAAATATAGATTAATATATTACGTCCAATGAACTAAAGTGAACTAAAATGTATTAATATACGTATgttgacaaaacaaaacacatatgTATACGTATATACATAACATTGGTGTATTTGATTTagctaaattattaattaataccTTGATTCAAGTCTAAGTAAATATGTTCTTTATTTAATAGATGTTCgtttcaattaaaatataaaataatagtttagatatgtatatattttatgtttaaaaaatatttagaaaatatttaactgtagtttctatatttttatttccatttgaggtacaaaatatcaaaaatcgtttaaattatttaaatatttttgtaacaagTTAAGATTGATAACATCTAACAAAAAACACCaagacttaaaaattaattaatatttatttgtgtaatgtgaataataaaattaaacttaaaatccaaagcaaaccaaaagtaaaccattattaataaactttcgataacaaaactgaaaaacctgacttctttatcaaaaattatacaaaacagatttttaaaacataaccaaaaactaaaaaagttaaaatttatttgttggtTCAACCAGTGGTTTAACCGGATTCCgggttttagtgatttttttgcCAGTTTATTGGGTTTTTAAATATcaagattttaaaattcataaatatttatatgtgtaatgtgaatcataaaattaaacttcaaatccaattaaaccaaaattaaaacactgttaataaatttttgattacaaaactgaaaaacctAACTTCTTcattaaaaattatacaaatcagatttaaaaaacataattaaaaactaaaaagaagaagtaaacGTTATCTATTGATTCAACCAGTGATTCAACTTAACCGAGTTCcgggttttagtgtttttttgcCAATTTTATTGGATTTTTAGATATTGTTTTTTCCACAAAACTCAAACCAGATTTATCTTGGGTCACAaggtttaccggttcaaccgcggaTTCGGGTCAAATTTCAAAACATTGAGTAT encodes:
- the LOC106439961 gene encoding cleavage stimulation factor subunit 50; the protein is MENSGSLEQALQEGNILRQLNALIVAHLRHHNLSQVASDVASATMTPLNVEASPTRLLELVAKGLAAENNGSLRGVSSSVLLPTSYGSVTNPRTASIDFSATHVKGSSKTLPKHESKQLSEHKSVVRCARFSSDGMFFATGGADTSIKLFEVPKVKQMLSGDTQARPLIRSFYDHAEPINDLDFHPRSTILVSSAKDNCIKFFDFSKTTAKRAFKVFQDTHNVRSVSFHPSGEFLLAGTDHAVPHLYDVNTYQCFLPSSFPDNGVNGGINQVRYSSTGSVYVTASKDGAIRLFDGVSAKCVRSISSAHGKAEVTSAVFTRDQRFVLSSGKDSTVKVWEIASGRMVKEYIGAKRLKLRSQAIFNDTEEFVISIDEGNNEVVTWDARTAEKVAKWPSNHNGVPRWIEHSPVEPVFVTCGTTDRSVRFWKESV
- the LOC106439959 gene encoding protein FRIGIDA-ESSENTIAL 1, translating into MHLPMYTSGTSNPSPGNALPNQMHLQQNHAPPHHAPPPPPASSQQFHSHLPPVSMLPPPPPLPPGATPLSQAFPNPFHPPPSFPLSFPLKSLEPPGMPLPPPPPSSSSPLFADTVCANPEATNQVGETVPLSLEGAVVEDAGSSSPHEKKAEHGSPLYDDPDIEMEDDITLPESNYPSQPLNYGSEANSVTGTTLPVSKSDTHIHQDVDDGSRQASSSPYSGRAKVVPECGLGDMYDPFVDSFEPASLKLDCLQEHEPVSDSYTVPKASISSNTPLNVEENNQDVVDKQALSESDTTARVSVSSNKPPDVEDFTNGNDVGAVVYEDNDELGENAGEGNSHETLTPNSNNEIPKANNSAREGDITRKKSRGDAKEKDSSRSMKLFQVALTKFVKDLLKPSWRQGNMSKEAFKTIVKRAVDKVSNSMEGRRVPKSKAKIDKYIDSSRDKLTKLVMGYVDKYVKA
- the LOC106439957 gene encoding pentatricopeptide repeat-containing protein PNM1, mitochondrial-like — translated: MPPPLPSLQLRRLLLRTFTSSSSAPPLRIISPTTSFPHPPPPRFSLFPSRLFSSETNAADPPTPDPTQIALSFSKELTGTPEADPHSISQRFHLSFSHIAPTRDLILHTLNLSPEAGRAALGFNDWLDSNAAFSHDDETVSLFVDYFGRRKDFKGMQEIIAKYKGVAGAKTLDSAVDRLVRAGRAKQAVEFFERMESDYGLKRDRESLTLVVKKLCEKGHASFAEKMVKSTANEIFPDEKICDLLISGWCAAEKLDEATRFAGEMARGGFEIGTLAYNVILDCVCKLCRKKDPFRLQAEVEKVLLEMETRGVPRNTETFNVLINNLCKIRRTEEAMELFGRMSEWGCQPDAETYLVLIRSLYQAARIGEGDEMIDKMKSAGYGKALDKKEYYGFLKILCGIERLEHAMIVFKNMKADGCKPGIKTYDLLMGKMCANNQLTRANGLYKEAARRGVAVSPKEYRVDPRFLKKKSKEVDSNVKKRETLPEKTARKRRRLKQINMSFVKKPHNKMRRRM
- the LOC106439960 gene encoding COBRA-like protein 5 → MESLFSAMIVLLLVSSSCFTSSEALTSNKGNITIKWDLMTWTPDGYVAVVSAYNYQKQRSIPSPGWKMSWRWTRKEVIWSMVGARTTKQGDCSMFKGNIPHSCINKPTVIDLPPKTPYNQQIANCCKGGVLKPGLESAFQISVGQAGTTVKTVRMPVNFMFTAPKQQYICGPTKNVRPTTFITADKRRMTRALMTWNITCVFHKAT